One segment of Ricinus communis isolate WT05 ecotype wild-type chromosome 8, ASM1957865v1, whole genome shotgun sequence DNA contains the following:
- the LOC8266966 gene encoding beta-galactosidase 1, translating into MTMKKLIMRNIDNNNILVVFLLLGLWVCSVSSSVSYDSKAITINGQRRILISGSIHYPRSSPEMWPDLIQKAKEGGLDVIQTYVFWNGHEPSPGKYYFEGNYDLVKFIKLVKQAGLYVHLRIGPYVCAEWNFGGFPVWLKYVPGINFRTDNGPFKAQMQRFTTKIVNMMKAERLFESQGGPIILSQIENEYGPMEYELGAPGQAYSKWAAKMAVGLGTGVPWVMCKQDDAPDPVINTCNGFYCDYFSPNKPYKPKMWTEAWTGWFTEFGGAVPYRPAEDLAFSVARFIQKGGAFINYYMYHGGTNFGRTAGGPFIATSYDYDAPLDEYGLLRQPKWGHLKDLHRAIKLCEPALVSGAPSVMPLGNYQEAHVFKSKSGACAAFLANYNQRSFAKVSFGNMHYNLPPWSISILPDCKNTVYNTARIGAQSARMKMSPIPMRGGFSWQAYSEEASTEGDNTFMMVGLLEQINTTRDVSDYLWYSTDVRIDSNEGFLRSGKYPVLTVLSAGHALHVFVNGQLSGTAYGSLESPKLTFSQGVKMRAGINRIYLLSIAVGLPNVGPHFETWNAGVLGPVTLNGLNEGRRDLSWQKWTYKIGLHGEALSLHSLSGSSSVEWAQGSFVSRKQPLMWYKTTFNAPAGNSPLALDMGSMGKGQVWINGQSVGRYWPAYKASGNCGVCNYAGTFNEKKCLTNCGEASQRWYHVPRSWLNTAGNLLVVFEEWGGDPNGISLVRREVDSVCADIYEWQPTLMNYMMQSSGKVNKPLRPKVHLQCGAGQKISLIKFASFGTPEGVCGSYRQGSCHAFHSYDAFNRLCVGQNWCSVTVAPEMFGGDPCPNVMKKLAVEAVCS; encoded by the exons ATGACCATGAAGAAGCTAATAATGCGcaatattgataataataacattttgGTTGTTTTCCTGTTATTGGGTTTATGGGTTTGTTCTGTTAGTTCCTCTGTTTCTTATGATTCTAAGGCCATTACCATTAATGGCCAAAGAAGGATTCTTATTTCTGGATCCATTCACTACCCAAGAAGTTCCCCTGAG ATGTGGCCAGATCTTATACAGAAGGCAAAAGAAGGAGGTTTGGATGTGATTCAAACTTATGTTTTTTGGAATGGACATGAACCTTCACCTGGAAAA TATTACTTTGAAGGGAACTATGATCTGGTAAAGTTTATCAAGCTGGTGAAGCAAGCAGGACTATATGTTCATCTCAGGATTGGACCTTATGTCTGTGCTGAGTGGAACTTTGG GGGCTTCCCAGTTTGGCTCAAGTACGTTCCAGGTATAAATTTCAGAACAGATAATGGTCCTTTCAAG GCTCAAATGCAAAGATTCACAACAAAGATAGTTAACATGATGAAAGCAGAAAGGTTATTTGAGTCCCAAGGAGGCCCAATCATTTTATCCCAG ATTGAGAATGAATATGGACCCATGGAATATGAACTTGGTGCACCTGGTCAAGCTTACAGCAAATGGGCAGCAAAGATGGCTGTAGGCCTCGGCACTGGTGTCCCATGGGTCATGTGCAAGCAAGATGATGCTCCTGATCCAGTT ATTAACACCTGCAATGGTTTCTACTGCGATTATTTCTCCCCAAACAAGCCTTACAAACCCAAGATGTGGACTGAAGCCTGGACTGGCTG GTTTACTGAATTTGGTGGTGCAGTTCCTTATAGACCAGCTGAAGACTTGGCATTTTCAGTTGCAAGGTTTATACAGAAGGGGGGAGCTTTCATAAATTACTATATG TATCATGGAGGAACAAATTTTGGGCGAACTGCTGGTGGTCCATTCATTGCTACAAGTTATGATTATGATGCACCACTTGATGAATACG GACTACTAAGGCAGCCAAAATGGGGCCATTTAAAGGATTTACATAGAGCAATCAAGCTTTGTGAACCGGCTTTAGTATCTGGAGCTCCAAGTGTGATGCCACTTGGAAATTATCAAGAG GCTCATGTATTTAAATCAAAGTCCGGAGCTTGTGCAGCATTCCTTGCAAATTACAATCAAAGATCATTTGCTAAAGTGTCATTTGGGAATATGCATTACAACTTGCCTCCTTGGTCTATCAGCATTCTTCCAGACTGCAAAAACACTGTTTACAACACTGCAAGG ATTGGTGCGCAAAGTGCACGAATGAAAATGAGTCCTATTCCTATGCGTGGAGGATTCTCTTGGCAGGCTTATAGTGAAGAAGCATCTACAGAAGGTGACAATACATTCATGATGGTTGGGTTGCTGGAGCAGATAAATACAACTAGAGATGTCTCAGATTATTTGTGGTACTCGACAGA CGTTAGGATTGACTCTAATGAAGGCTTTTTGAGGAGTGGAAAGTATCCTGTTCTCACTGTTCTATCAGCCGGGCATGCTTTGCATGTTTTTGTCAATGGCCAACTATCAG GAACTGCATATGGAAGTTTAGAGTCCCCAAAGTTGACATTTAGCCAAGGTGTCAAGATGAGAGCTGGTATCAACAGAATTTATCTTCTCAGCATTGCTGTTGGTTTGCCG AATGTCGGTCCACACTTTGAGACATGGAATGCTGGTGTCCTTGGGCCTGTAACGTTGAATGGTCTCAACGAAGGACGGAGGGATCTGTCTTGGCAGAAGTGGACCTACAAG ATTGGTCTTCATGGAGAAGCATTGAGTCTTCATTCACTCAGTGGGAGTTCATCAGTTGAGTGGGCACAGGGGTCTTTTGTGTCCAGAAAGCAGCCACTTATGTGGTATAAA ACCACTTTCAATGCGCCAGCTGGAAATTCGCCATTGGCTTTAGATATGGGTAGCATGGGAAAAGGTCAAGTATGGATAAATGGACAGAGTGTTGGGCGTTACTGGCCTGCATATAAAGCATCTGGTAACTGTGGTGTCTGCAACTATGCTGGAACCTTTAATGAGAAGAAATGCTTGACTAATTGTGGGGAAGCTTCTCAGAGATG GTATCATGTTCCTCGTTCTTGGCTAAACACAGCAGGGAACTTGTTGGTTGTGTTTGAAGAATGGGGTGGAGACCCTAATGGAATTTCTCTGGTTAGAAGAGAAGTAGACAGTGTCTGTGCTGATATTTATGAGTGGCAGCCAACTTTAATGAATTACATGATGCAATCCTCTGGTAAAGTCAACAAGCCCCTCAGGCCTAAAGTCCATTTGCAATGTGGCGCTGGGCAGAAAATCTCATTAATTAAGTTTGCTAGCTTTGGAACACCAGAAGGGGTTTGCGGAAGCTACCGTCAGGGAAGCTGTCATGCCTTCCACTCTTATGATGCTTTTAACAGG CTCTGTGTTGGACAGAACTGGTGCTCGGTAACTGTGGCACCTGAAATGTTTGGAGGTGATCCATGTCCAAATGTCATGAAGAAACTAGCCGTTGAGGCTGTTTGCAGCtga
- the LOC8266967 gene encoding mini-ribonuclease 3 isoform X1 has protein sequence MPTILSTMSSSLRVSVRASWDTQQRLTYNPNAPRKHTKNPTSQPNTLSLPPPTTTSPLSVTVTTQSVSNLLKRNTTPQDLPKSMVGVMKKLDDTYLGYERWMPTPPKVEKPRSVYNAATLAYIGDSIYELYARRHFLFPPLSIEEYNDRVMSVVRCEAQDALLHKLLNDNFLSKEERDVLRWGKNIASAKTRTKKRAGAAVYNRASSLETLVGYLYLTDVTRLEEVMLKLGFSVDSSTPVLEETDSEQAQ, from the exons ATGCCAACGATTCTATCCACGATGTCATCGTCGCTGAGAGTAAGTGTAAGAGCATCATGGGACACTCAGCAAAGACTCACTTACAATCCAAATGCTCCTCGAAAACACACCAAAAATCCCACCTCTCAGCCCAACACTTTGTCTTTACCACCACCCACCACAACTTCACCTCTCTCAGTCACTGTAACAACTCAATCAGTTTCTAACCTTCTCAAACGCAACACTACACCTCAAG ACTTACCGAAGTCTATGGTAGGAGTTATGAAGAAATTGGATGATACATATTTGGGATATGAAAGATGGATGCCCACTCCACCAAAAGTGGAAAAGCCTCGATCAGTTTATAATGCAGCAACTTTAGCATATATCGGTGATAGCATATATGAG CTATATGCTCGAAGACACTTTTTGTTTCCTCCACTAAGCATTGAGGAATACAATGATCGCGTAATGTCAGTAGTACGCTGTGAAGCACAG GATGCGTTGCTTCATAAGCTTCTTAATGATAACTTCTtgtcaaaagaagaaag AGATGTCCTTCGGTGGGGGAAGAATATTGCTTCAGCTAAAACACGGACAAAAAAACGTGCTGGAGCAGCAGTTTATAACCGAGCATCTTCACTGGAGACACTA GTTGGTTACTTGTACTTGACAGATGTAACTCGTTTGGAAGAAGTCATGCTAAAGTTGGGATTCTCAGTTGACTCATCTACACCGGTGCTGGAGGAAACCGATA gTGAGCAAGCACAATAG
- the LOC8266967 gene encoding mini-ribonuclease 3 isoform X2: MPTILSTMSSSLRVSVRASWDTQQRLTYNPNAPRKHTKNPTSQPNTLSLPPPTTTSPLSVTVTTQSVSNLLKRNTTPQGVMKKLDDTYLGYERWMPTPPKVEKPRSVYNAATLAYIGDSIYELYARRHFLFPPLSIEEYNDRVMSVVRCEAQDALLHKLLNDNFLSKEERDVLRWGKNIASAKTRTKKRAGAAVYNRASSLETLVGYLYLTDVTRLEEVMLKLGFSVDSSTPVLEETDSEQAQ; the protein is encoded by the exons ATGCCAACGATTCTATCCACGATGTCATCGTCGCTGAGAGTAAGTGTAAGAGCATCATGGGACACTCAGCAAAGACTCACTTACAATCCAAATGCTCCTCGAAAACACACCAAAAATCCCACCTCTCAGCCCAACACTTTGTCTTTACCACCACCCACCACAACTTCACCTCTCTCAGTCACTGTAACAACTCAATCAGTTTCTAACCTTCTCAAACGCAACACTACACCTCAAG GAGTTATGAAGAAATTGGATGATACATATTTGGGATATGAAAGATGGATGCCCACTCCACCAAAAGTGGAAAAGCCTCGATCAGTTTATAATGCAGCAACTTTAGCATATATCGGTGATAGCATATATGAG CTATATGCTCGAAGACACTTTTTGTTTCCTCCACTAAGCATTGAGGAATACAATGATCGCGTAATGTCAGTAGTACGCTGTGAAGCACAG GATGCGTTGCTTCATAAGCTTCTTAATGATAACTTCTtgtcaaaagaagaaag AGATGTCCTTCGGTGGGGGAAGAATATTGCTTCAGCTAAAACACGGACAAAAAAACGTGCTGGAGCAGCAGTTTATAACCGAGCATCTTCACTGGAGACACTA GTTGGTTACTTGTACTTGACAGATGTAACTCGTTTGGAAGAAGTCATGCTAAAGTTGGGATTCTCAGTTGACTCATCTACACCGGTGCTGGAGGAAACCGATA gTGAGCAAGCACAATAG
- the LOC8266969 gene encoding DEAD-box ATP-dependent RNA helicase 20 → MSRYDSRSGDPTSYRDRRSDSGFGGALAYGGSGRSSSERREYDRAISPRKSDLDGLTPFEKNFYVESPSVAAMSEREVEEYRQRREITVEGRDVPKPVKSFRDVGFPDYVLEEVTRAGFVEPTPIQAQGWPMALKGRDLIGIAETGSGKTLAYLLPAIVHVNAQPILAPGDGPIVLVLAPTRELAVQIQQEATKFGASSRIKNTCIYGGVPKGPQVRDLQKGVEIVIATPGRLIDMLESHHTNLRRVTYLVLDEADRMLDMGFDPQIRKIVSQIRPDRQTLYWSATWPKEVEQLARQFLYNPYKVVIGSADLKANHAIRQHVDIVSENQKYNKLVKLLEDIMDGSRILIFMDTKKGCDQITRQLRMDGWPALSIHGDKSQAERDWVLSEFKAGKSPIMTATDVAARGLDVKDVKFVINYDFPGSLEDYVHRIGRTGRAGAKGTAYTFFTASNARFAKELISILEEAGQKVSPELAAMGRGAPPPPSGYGGFRDRGRGYGGGRSWS, encoded by the exons ATGAGCCGATACGACAGCCGCTCCGGCGACCCTACTTCCTATCGTGACCGGAGAAG TGATTCGGGTTTCGGTGGGGCATTAGCATATGGTGGGTCTGGTCGGTCCTCATCTGAAAGGCGGGAATATGACCGTGCTATCTCACCAAGGAAATCAGATTTGGATGGGTTGACTCCTTTTGAGAAGAATTTTTATGTGGAATCTCCATCAGTGGCGGCAATGTCAGAGAGGGAGGTTGAAGAATATAGGCAACGGAGAGAAATTACTGTAGAGGGTCGGGATGTTCCAAAACCTGTCAAAAGTTTTCGTGACGTGGGTTTTCCAG ATTATGTTTTAGAAGAAGTAACAAGGGCGGGCTTTGTTGAACCTACACCAATACAAGCCCAAGGGTGGCCAATGGCTTTGAAGGGCCGTGACCTCATTGGTATTGCTGAAACAGGATCAGGAAAGACACTAGCTTACCTATTGCCTGCAATTGTCCATGTCAATGCCCAGCCAATTTTAG CTCCTGGGGATGGTCCAATTGTACTAGTTTTAGCTCCCACACGTGAACTTGCTGTTCAGATACAACAAGAAGCTACTAAATTTGGTGCATCATcgagaataaaaaatacatgCATATATGGCGGGGTTCCAAAGGGACCCCAGGTGCGTGATCTCCAGAAAG GTGTTGAAATTGTAATTGCTACGCCTGGAAGGTTGATTGATATGTTGGAATCACATCATACAAATTTGAGAAGAGTTACTTATCTGGTACTGGATGAGGCAGATCGGATGCTAGATATGGGGTTTGACCCTCAGATACGAAAAATTGTTTCTCAG ATTCGCCCGGATCGTCAAACTTTGTACTGGAGTGCAACTTGGCCTAAAGAGGTTGAACAACTAGCAAGGCAATTTCTTTACAACCCATACAAA GTGGTAATAGGATCTGCAGATTTAAAAGCTAATCATGCAATACGTCAACACGTTGACATTGTTTCTGAGAATCAAAAATATAACAA GCTGGTGAAGTTGCTGGAGGATATCATGGATGGTAGCcgaattcttatttttatggaTACCAAGAAAGGTTGTGACCAGATCACCCGGCAGCTTCGTATGGATGGTTGGCCTGCTCTCTCAATTCATGGAGACAAAAGTCAAGCTGAAAGGGATTGGGTACTCTCAGAGTTCAAAGCTGGCAAAAGTCCTATAATGACTGCAACAGATGTTGCTGCTCGTGGACTAG ATGTGAAAGATGTAAagtttgtaattaattatgacTTTCCTGGGTCCCTTGAGGATTATGTTCATCGTATTGGTCGAACTGGAAGGGCTGGAGCCAAAGGAACTGCCTACACTTTCTTTACTGCTTCAAATGCCAGATTTGCAAAGGAACTTATTTCAATACTTGAGGAAGCTGGGCAAAAGGTTAGTCCAGAGCTGGCTGCAATGGGTCGTGGTGCCCCTCCGCCTCCATCAG GTTATGGGGGTTTTCGAGATCGTGGGAGAGGTTACGGTGGTGGCCGCTCTTGGAGCTAA